Proteins encoded together in one Dehalogenimonas sp. THU2 window:
- a CDS encoding reductive dehalogenase translates to MANFHSTLSRRDFMKSLGLVGTGLGTAALLNPAINGLDDLLSTSTDDAKRDWWVKEVEIPTVEIDWSMVERFDATKIPQVSYGKYVGADKAKQQGAKQKEDRKNWILENKSGYTLKDYALFDAAAYGWQVGYSHDFLGDTTATPYGMGKPSDLGVPIWQASPEESSAVIRKAFRFLGAGTVSIVELDQNHRKLVDGIDWDGKNIEFEDVEEAYETDKKRVVPNKCKYAIVFSLPMSEEMNKRAPTLLGDATTALSYSLSTLFQIRAQRFVRMLGYQGLGSYQFVNNLNINPALAVVSGLGEQGRLGQCIMPEYGTMARLGSIVTDLPLAPDKPIDAGIWKFCQTCALCASHCPSGALDPNDTISWDTKYAGNHPGKKAFHCDGIKCRSYWFEATSLCSICVATCVFAKKNSASIHDVIKATVATTSAFNSFFTNMDQAFGYNYDNRDPETWWDLKKQPMFGFDSKI, encoded by the coding sequence ATGGCAAATTTCCACTCAACGTTGAGCCGCCGCGATTTTATGAAAAGTCTTGGCTTGGTCGGGACCGGATTGGGGACTGCGGCGTTATTAAACCCGGCTATTAATGGCCTGGATGACCTGTTGTCGACAAGTACCGATGATGCCAAACGTGATTGGTGGGTAAAAGAAGTTGAGATCCCAACCGTAGAAATCGATTGGAGTATGGTAGAACGTTTCGATGCAACTAAAATCCCACAAGTCTCTTATGGTAAATACGTAGGTGCCGATAAGGCCAAACAACAGGGAGCAAAACAAAAAGAAGACCGGAAGAATTGGATCTTAGAAAATAAATCCGGATACACACTGAAAGATTACGCCCTTTTTGATGCCGCAGCATATGGATGGCAGGTAGGGTATTCTCATGACTTCTTGGGTGATACCACTGCCACCCCTTACGGAATGGGAAAGCCATCCGATTTAGGCGTCCCTATCTGGCAAGCTAGCCCGGAAGAGAGTTCTGCAGTTATCAGAAAGGCGTTTCGTTTCCTCGGCGCCGGCACAGTTTCAATTGTGGAATTAGACCAAAATCATCGGAAATTAGTTGATGGTATTGACTGGGACGGAAAAAATATCGAATTCGAAGACGTTGAAGAGGCCTACGAAACCGATAAGAAAAGAGTAGTTCCCAACAAATGCAAATATGCAATCGTATTTTCCCTGCCAATGTCAGAAGAAATGAACAAAAGGGCGCCTACGCTGCTAGGAGACGCAACCACTGCCCTATCCTACTCTTTGAGCACATTATTCCAGATCAGGGCGCAACGGTTCGTGCGCATGCTGGGATACCAAGGACTTGGAAGTTACCAATTCGTTAATAATCTGAATATTAACCCGGCTTTGGCCGTAGTAAGTGGTTTGGGAGAACAAGGTAGATTGGGTCAATGTATTATGCCGGAGTACGGCACAATGGCAAGACTTGGAAGCATAGTAACGGATCTACCACTTGCTCCAGACAAACCTATCGACGCTGGTATCTGGAAGTTTTGCCAAACGTGCGCACTATGCGCCAGCCACTGTCCATCAGGTGCTCTTGACCCGAATGACACCATTTCATGGGATACAAAATACGCCGGCAACCATCCCGGTAAGAAGGCGTTTCACTGCGATGGCATCAAATGCCGAAGTTACTGGTTTGAGGCTACTAGTTTGTGTTCTATTTGTGTAGCCACATGTGTATTCGCCAAGAAAAACTCTGCGAGTATCCACGATGTAATCAAAGCTACAGTAGCGACTACGAGCGCATTCAATTCGTTTTTTACAAATATGGATCAGGCTTTCGGCTACAACTACGATAACCGTGATCCTGAGACTTGGTGGGATCTAAAGAAACAGCCCATGTTCGGGTTTGATTCTAAAATCTAA
- a CDS encoding response regulator transcription factor, translating into MKFLIIEDDMSITDTVSLVLKLAWPDSKIVSSTYGTNGITLAETQNPDAILLDLGLPDIDGYEVLKQIRAFSTVPIIIITVKTDENALVKAFSLDANDYIEKPFRQMELLARLKAALKRHSFLEEDLSVSAGGIGFGSSIQEIKIDDQTLLLTSTEGRLLYHLVKNAGRVISTHELAEMLWGEYIPGATDNIKNYVSRLRKKIEKDFEKPLIIQNRRGLGYIIPIKS; encoded by the coding sequence ATGAAATTCCTAATCATCGAGGATGATATGTCGATTACTGATACGGTCTCACTGGTATTAAAACTTGCATGGCCGGATTCGAAAATCGTTAGTAGCACCTACGGGACAAACGGGATTACCCTTGCTGAGACTCAAAACCCAGACGCTATTTTATTGGACTTAGGTTTGCCAGATATAGATGGATACGAAGTATTAAAACAGATCCGGGCTTTTTCAACGGTTCCGATCATCATCATTACAGTAAAAACCGATGAAAATGCCCTGGTAAAAGCTTTTTCCTTAGATGCAAACGACTATATTGAGAAACCGTTCCGTCAAATGGAATTGTTGGCAAGATTAAAAGCCGCATTGAAGCGCCACTCATTTCTTGAAGAAGATCTCTCGGTATCAGCCGGTGGCATCGGCTTTGGTTCATCAATCCAAGAAATTAAAATTGACGACCAAACCTTATTGCTGACTTCCACTGAGGGGAGGTTGTTATATCACTTGGTTAAAAACGCTGGTCGCGTAATTAGTACCCACGAGTTGGCTGAGATGCTTTGGGGGGAGTACATCCCCGGGGCGACTGATAATATAAAAAACTATGTCTCAAGGTTGCGGAAAAAGATTGAAAAGGATTTTGAAAAGCCCTTGATTATCCAGAACCGCCGTGGTTTGGGTTATATAATTCCGATTAAATCATAG
- a CDS encoding ATP-binding protein yields the protein MATSIGMITCSSIADQVKSTLQTRKDYRLYQLVPSCMFTISPELIKHVFEQSCLENDRTLLIYGFCHSEIEHILKHYSNQITKIKGGNCWEMLLGKEKTQEYISEGYWLLKDALCTKWKNEVFVSYGAFSEDSNMIKACGTKKILACRFESEKPHESDVATFASAFNVPYEITNVDMTSFRSLINKSIDELQGGAQPNPQRNSPTNKLQSMFKGVYEKEVFYKINVVTKDITFVSPRIRSLLGYTTDEFIQSFLAGPGNGYYKDSQVYQSVTESRYSYISKCLAQGIQLPYSVEYESLKKNGDSIWIRESLYPKYYKDGSIQPSLIGKLEDITDWKKNEEELKKALRKEVDLRAALEKEIKRRIHFTNALVHELKTPLTPIILASDTLANIVEEPNYQLLLEQIKIGANELCFRIDELLDLARGEVGLLTLDTEEMNINEVIKEVTAFLTSKATNNQQSITTQLSPDTPLILADRRRIKEVITNLVDNAIKYSGVNTTITIVTDVRKDDIVTTVRDTGKGIPKSNQNNIFDPYKRAPNNRLSGLGLGLALSKMIIEKHGGRIWLNGRYQKGCSFQFSIPVNSRQGATK from the coding sequence ATGGCTACCAGTATCGGCATGATTACTTGTTCATCAATAGCGGATCAGGTCAAAAGTACCCTGCAGACCAGAAAAGATTACCGTCTTTATCAGTTGGTGCCATCCTGTATGTTCACCATTTCTCCTGAACTGATAAAACACGTCTTTGAACAATCATGTTTAGAAAACGATCGAACGCTTTTAATTTACGGATTTTGCCATTCTGAAATCGAACATATCTTGAAACATTATTCCAATCAGATAACCAAAATCAAAGGCGGCAACTGTTGGGAAATGTTATTGGGTAAAGAGAAAACCCAAGAATACATTTCAGAAGGGTACTGGCTGTTAAAGGATGCCCTGTGTACCAAATGGAAAAATGAGGTGTTCGTGTCATATGGTGCCTTCTCAGAAGACAGTAACATGATTAAGGCATGTGGAACCAAAAAGATACTTGCATGTCGATTTGAATCTGAAAAACCCCATGAATCTGACGTGGCTACTTTCGCTTCAGCATTCAATGTGCCATACGAAATTACAAATGTTGATATGACTAGCTTCAGGTCATTAATCAACAAATCGATAGACGAGTTACAAGGCGGTGCGCAACCGAACCCTCAACGCAATAGCCCGACCAATAAGCTTCAATCGATGTTCAAGGGCGTTTATGAAAAGGAAGTATTTTACAAGATTAATGTCGTTACTAAAGACATAACGTTTGTCAGTCCAAGAATTCGAAGTTTGTTAGGCTACACTACCGATGAATTTATCCAGTCATTCCTGGCCGGACCGGGTAACGGATATTACAAAGATAGCCAAGTATACCAATCCGTCACTGAATCCAGGTACTCATACATTTCGAAGTGCCTTGCTCAAGGTATTCAGTTACCTTATTCAGTTGAATATGAGTCGCTTAAAAAAAACGGGGACTCCATCTGGATAAGAGAAAGCTTATACCCCAAGTATTATAAGGATGGGTCGATACAACCCAGTTTGATCGGAAAACTTGAAGATATAACCGATTGGAAGAAGAACGAAGAGGAACTTAAAAAGGCTCTTAGAAAAGAGGTGGATTTACGAGCGGCATTGGAAAAAGAAATCAAGCGTCGTATTCATTTTACCAACGCCCTGGTCCACGAACTAAAAACTCCCCTGACTCCGATAATCCTAGCGAGTGATACTTTGGCTAATATTGTAGAGGAACCTAATTATCAGCTTCTCTTAGAGCAGATCAAGATTGGTGCCAATGAATTATGTTTTAGAATAGACGAATTGCTCGACCTGGCCAGAGGCGAAGTTGGGCTATTAACTCTGGACACCGAGGAAATGAATATCAATGAGGTAATCAAGGAAGTTACAGCATTTCTTACATCCAAGGCAACTAACAATCAACAATCAATTACCACCCAATTATCTCCTGACACTCCATTAATTCTAGCAGACCGACGAAGGATCAAAGAAGTAATCACCAACCTGGTTGATAATGCTATCAAATATTCAGGAGTGAACACCACGATTACAATCGTGACTGATGTGAGAAAGGATGATATCGTCACCACGGTACGCGACACAGGCAAGGGTATTCCTAAATCAAACCAAAATAATATTTTCGATCCATATAAACGTGCTCCTAACAACCGTCTTAGTGGCCTTGGCTTGGGACTTGCGCTTTCCAAAATGATCATCGAAAAACATGGCGGTAGGATATGGTTAAATGGTCGATACCAAAAAGGCTGTTCATTCCAATTCTCTATCCCTGTTAATAGTCGGCAAGGAGCGACAAAATGA
- a CDS encoding reductive dehalogenase gives MSKFHSNVSRRDFMKALGLTGAGLGAVAAATAPVFHDMDEVLSTPDTEWKNPWWIKDKEHEKPTVEVDWDVYPGSAGRDTAWNDQQIANTMAIVEKEYGTTDLDILEARWAQQNVPGMSLRDRALENAANCCNSGLKSSWKPVSLEELGVPKWQGSPEENLHMMRVASRFFGSYASGAAELNDKTLRVIKAGRGPTPMNVVYTDTGVFKKTSTEVTIPNGWNYAFTWVMQHPQLALSTSPGEVTNPYGYFFCTNTAARIRAFIQNLGYSQAEPTVGTGAFPTLTGVTEMTRQGANVIVPSHGAMPRRTETALTNLPLAYSPPIDSGIYKFCHTCKKCAETCITGSISMEDEPSWEVRDKYQNIPGLKHFYFNYASCGSWKSAYGPGYCGMCLSTCVFRNFNESMVHPLIQSVAATTPIFNGFFRQMDDVFGFRTNQMGSKAHTEDDTIGQFWRTIGPEHGLLTHFGSHE, from the coding sequence ATGTCAAAATTTCACTCAAATGTAAGCCGCAGGGATTTTATGAAAGCCCTGGGATTAACCGGAGCCGGACTTGGCGCTGTTGCTGCGGCGACAGCGCCTGTCTTCCATGATATGGATGAGGTGCTATCAACCCCTGACACGGAGTGGAAAAACCCATGGTGGATTAAGGACAAGGAGCATGAAAAACCTACTGTCGAGGTAGATTGGGATGTGTATCCGGGGTCGGCGGGGCGCGACACGGCATGGAATGACCAACAAATAGCGAATACCATGGCCATAGTCGAAAAGGAATACGGGACCACAGACCTGGACATACTTGAGGCACGATGGGCCCAGCAGAATGTACCGGGAATGTCCTTAAGGGATCGTGCTTTAGAGAATGCGGCCAATTGTTGTAACAGTGGACTCAAGAGTAGTTGGAAACCAGTATCCTTAGAGGAACTGGGAGTTCCGAAGTGGCAAGGCAGCCCCGAGGAAAATCTTCATATGATGCGGGTAGCCAGTCGATTTTTTGGTTCCTACGCCTCCGGGGCCGCAGAGCTAAACGACAAAACGTTGCGAGTGATCAAGGCGGGCAGGGGCCCGACCCCCATGAATGTTGTATACACGGATACTGGTGTGTTCAAAAAAACTTCTACAGAAGTCACGATTCCTAATGGTTGGAACTATGCTTTTACCTGGGTCATGCAGCATCCCCAACTCGCGTTATCCACCTCCCCCGGCGAAGTGACAAATCCTTATGGCTATTTTTTCTGCACGAACACTGCAGCCAGAATCCGCGCTTTCATCCAGAATCTGGGCTACAGCCAGGCTGAACCCACGGTTGGGACAGGAGCATTTCCGACACTAACCGGTGTTACGGAAATGACCCGCCAGGGAGCAAACGTAATCGTGCCCAGCCACGGTGCGATGCCAAGGCGTACCGAGACCGCTCTAACCAACCTGCCGTTAGCCTACTCCCCGCCCATTGACAGCGGTATATACAAATTCTGTCATACATGCAAAAAATGCGCTGAAACATGCATAACCGGGTCGATAAGTATGGAAGATGAACCTTCGTGGGAAGTAAGGGATAAATACCAGAATATCCCCGGTTTGAAGCACTTCTACTTTAATTACGCTTCCTGTGGATCCTGGAAGAGCGCATATGGCCCGGGATATTGCGGAATGTGTCTTTCTACTTGCGTTTTCCGCAACTTCAATGAGTCTATGGTGCACCCGCTCATTCAGTCTGTGGCGGCAACTACACCGATATTCAACGGCTTCTTCAGACAGATGGATGATGTTTTTGGTTTCAGGACTAATCAAATGGGCAGCAAGGCGCATACTGAAGACGACACTATAGGACAATTCTGGAGAACGATTGGACCCGAGCATGGGTTACTTACGCATTTCGGTTCTCACGAATAA
- a CDS encoding dehalogenase, with the protein MDIFAIMVGLIVGIAVISLVFWLRARKMTLKWYEWLLGSIGLLLLVFTIIIISSSARTIGDPTLARWMMAAVMGLPALVLLAAAWSMVWRRIRGTSS; encoded by the coding sequence TTGGATATATTTGCGATCATGGTTGGACTGATTGTCGGTATCGCGGTGATAAGTTTAGTATTCTGGCTACGCGCCCGAAAAATGACATTGAAATGGTATGAATGGCTTTTGGGATCAATTGGCTTGTTGTTACTTGTTTTTACCATAATTATTATTAGTAGCAGCGCAAGAACTATTGGTGACCCCACCCTGGCTCGTTGGATGATGGCGGCAGTCATGGGCTTACCGGCGCTCGTTTTATTGGCCGCCGCTTGGTCGATGGTGTGGCGCCGCATTCGAGGTACTTCTTCTTAA
- a CDS encoding YkgJ family cysteine cluster protein — protein sequence MDAVVADSRSLGAFLPLYLVASFLKCQHCGNCCRPNQRQWDKGVVLSKEEAVSLGSFCELKKSGSTYLLEYPCPLLDKENSTCLQYHLRPFGCRAFPFSINSEKKAGDLQFGIIMVCPAGKELYVSSQLFLNELSSFLQTRRKMGILRFGIKEFETITNRFEHNSIDEQEMRYMKKLAMSY from the coding sequence ATGGATGCCGTGGTTGCAGATTCCCGTTCTCTCGGGGCTTTTTTGCCGTTATATCTAGTGGCTAGTTTTTTAAAATGCCAGCATTGCGGGAATTGTTGCAGGCCAAATCAGAGGCAATGGGATAAAGGGGTTGTCCTGTCCAAAGAAGAGGCGGTGTCTTTGGGTTCCTTCTGTGAATTAAAAAAGAGTGGAAGCACGTATCTGCTTGAGTATCCTTGTCCGTTGCTGGATAAGGAGAATAGCACCTGCCTTCAATATCACCTTCGTCCATTCGGCTGTCGGGCGTTTCCTTTCAGTATCAATTCGGAGAAGAAGGCCGGTGATTTACAATTCGGCATAATTATGGTTTGCCCAGCAGGAAAGGAACTATACGTTTCTTCCCAGCTATTTCTAAACGAGTTATCGTCATTCCTGCAAACCCGCCGGAAAATGGGAATACTGAGATTCGGGATAAAAGAGTTCGAAACGATAACAAACCGATTTGAACATAACTCAATCGATGAGCAAGAAATGCGGTATATGAAAAAGCTGGCTATGAGCTATTAA